The Pelagibacterium halotolerans B2 genome has a segment encoding these proteins:
- a CDS encoding ABC transporter ATP-binding protein: protein MSLSIQSASLTLEGKTILDDVSFAIEPGRLNALIGPNGAGKSTLLRVILGFEPAARAHIAFGGADFHALPRRERARIAALVEQSAATEQPIDVHDVVMLGRLPHQGLWAADSETGDEEIAARAMARAGVTEFAARRFPTLSGGEQQRVHIARALAQSPRLLLLDEPTNHLDLSAQIAVMEILRTLAGEGLTILVTMHDLNLTAAWFDHVVALDRGRVVAQGAPETVIDAAFLARVYGVAATIVHNPLSGRPMIAYGP, encoded by the coding sequence ATGAGCCTTTCCATCCAAAGCGCCAGTCTCACGCTCGAGGGCAAGACCATCCTCGACGATGTGTCCTTTGCCATCGAACCCGGCCGCCTCAACGCGCTGATTGGCCCCAATGGCGCCGGAAAATCCACCCTGCTGCGGGTGATCCTCGGCTTCGAGCCGGCGGCGCGCGCCCATATCGCATTCGGGGGTGCCGATTTTCACGCCCTGCCGCGCCGGGAACGCGCCCGCATCGCCGCGCTGGTCGAACAGAGCGCCGCAACCGAGCAGCCCATCGACGTCCATGACGTGGTGATGCTGGGTCGCCTGCCGCATCAGGGCCTGTGGGCCGCCGACAGCGAAACGGGGGACGAGGAGATCGCCGCCCGCGCCATGGCCCGCGCCGGGGTCACCGAATTTGCAGCCCGGCGCTTTCCCACCCTTTCGGGCGGGGAGCAACAGCGGGTGCACATTGCGCGCGCCCTGGCCCAATCCCCGCGTCTGCTGCTGCTCGACGAACCCACCAACCACCTCGACCTTTCGGCCCAGATCGCCGTCATGGAAATCCTGCGCACCCTCGCGGGCGAAGGATTGACAATTCTCGTCACCATGCACGATCTCAACCTGACCGCTGCCTGGTTCGATCATGTCGTGGCGCTCGATCGGGGCAGGGTGGTGGCACAAGGGGCACCCGAAACGGTCATCGATGCCGCATTTCTGGCGCGCGTCTATGGCGTTGCGGCGACGATTGTGCATAACCCTCTCTCGGGCCGCCCGATGATCGCCTATGGACCGTAA
- a CDS encoding TIGR03842 family LLM class F420-dependent oxidoreductase — protein MEFGITFKGFVDHDRARYLIQAAEYAGFTYCWFYDSHILWRDPYPAMAMGMEWTKSMRFGPLVTNPDVRDWSVAASLFGSLAKQSGGRFDLAVGRGDSSRRVMGHKPATLKRVAEFIAKTRAMVRGEEVMYGDVPNPVQFPWAVGHDIPSWIAAYGPLALKTAGESADGVVLQIAEPGLCKWFTDQCIAAGKAAGRDMSNYRSMAAAPAYFGDKKKAIEATKWFPAMVGNHVADIVEKYGADSDKVPASLTSYIEARRGYDYSKHGQSDNPYLDFITDDIVESFCVLGEPEDHIAKIRDLEAAGVTQFNIYLDSGEEEDIIARYGREVIPAFR, from the coding sequence ATGGAATTCGGAATCACCTTCAAGGGTTTTGTCGATCACGACAGGGCGCGCTATCTGATCCAGGCGGCCGAATATGCCGGGTTCACCTATTGCTGGTTCTACGATTCCCACATTCTCTGGCGCGACCCGTACCCGGCCATGGCCATGGGCATGGAATGGACCAAATCCATGCGGTTCGGGCCGCTGGTCACCAACCCCGACGTGCGCGACTGGTCGGTGGCGGCGTCGCTGTTCGGCTCGCTCGCCAAGCAGAGCGGCGGGCGCTTCGATCTGGCCGTGGGCCGCGGGGATTCCTCGCGCCGCGTCATGGGCCACAAGCCGGCGACCCTCAAACGCGTTGCCGAATTCATTGCCAAAACCCGCGCCATGGTGCGCGGCGAAGAGGTGATGTATGGCGATGTGCCCAATCCCGTCCAGTTCCCCTGGGCGGTGGGCCATGACATACCGAGCTGGATCGCCGCCTATGGTCCGCTGGCGCTCAAAACCGCAGGTGAAAGCGCCGACGGCGTCGTGCTCCAGATCGCAGAACCCGGCCTGTGCAAATGGTTCACTGACCAGTGCATCGCGGCGGGAAAGGCCGCCGGGCGCGATATGTCCAATTATCGCTCAATGGCCGCCGCGCCCGCTTATTTCGGAGATAAGAAGAAGGCCATCGAGGCCACAAAATGGTTCCCCGCCATGGTGGGCAATCACGTCGCCGATATCGTCGAGAAATACGGAGCGGATTCCGACAAGGTGCCCGCCAGCCTCACTTCATATATCGAAGCGCGGCGCGGCTATGACTATTCCAAGCACGGCCAGTCCGATAATCCGTACCTCGATTTCATCACCGATGACATCGTGGAAAGTTTCTGCGTGCTCGGCGAGCCCGAAGACCACATCGCAAAAATCCGCGATCTGGAAGCGGCGGGAGTCACCCAGTTCAACATCTATCTCGACAGTGGCGAGGAAGAAGACATCATCGCCCGCTACGGCCGCGAGGTCATTCCGGCGTTCCGGTAG
- the argE gene encoding acetylornithine deacetylase, which produces MAHRLLGETLEILADLIGFASVSSESNLEMIAYINHRLDQIGTRTYLTLNETGNKANLFATLGPPEADGGIVLSGHTDVVPVEGQDWSSDPFTATLRNRKIYGRGACDMKGFIACALAFAPYFQEIGIKRPIHLAFTYDEEVGCLGAHVMLNELKTTGRKPSLCIVGEPTMMKIVEGNKGCCEYTTHFTGLEGHGSMPDRGVNAVEYAVQYVTKLLEIGGALKSRAPGGSRFDPPWSTIQIGKMAGGIARNIIPGQCSVEWELRHVNSGDFAFTHEQITGFVEDVLLPRMVDVHPDAAVITETIGEVAGLEPMTKSEAVALVRALTGNEDPAECVAFSTEAGLFQEMGIDTVICGPGSIEQAHKPDEFVELDQLSACLEMIEGLEKHQ; this is translated from the coding sequence TTGGCCCATAGACTGCTCGGTGAAACGCTCGAAATCCTCGCGGACCTGATCGGCTTTGCCTCGGTATCCTCGGAGAGCAATCTCGAAATGATCGCCTATATCAACCATAGGCTCGACCAGATCGGCACGCGCACCTATCTGACGCTGAACGAGACGGGCAACAAGGCCAACCTTTTTGCAACGCTGGGCCCGCCCGAGGCCGATGGCGGGATCGTTCTGTCGGGGCATACCGACGTGGTGCCCGTGGAAGGGCAGGACTGGAGTTCGGACCCGTTTACCGCCACGCTGCGCAACCGGAAAATATACGGGCGCGGGGCATGCGACATGAAGGGGTTCATCGCCTGCGCTTTGGCCTTTGCCCCCTATTTCCAGGAAATCGGGATCAAGCGCCCCATCCATCTCGCCTTTACCTATGACGAGGAGGTGGGGTGCCTGGGCGCGCATGTGATGCTCAACGAGCTCAAGACGACGGGCCGCAAGCCCTCGCTGTGCATCGTGGGCGAACCGACCATGATGAAGATCGTCGAGGGCAACAAGGGGTGCTGCGAATATACAACGCACTTCACCGGGCTCGAGGGCCATGGCTCGATGCCCGACCGGGGGGTGAATGCCGTCGAATATGCGGTGCAATACGTCACCAAGCTGCTCGAAATCGGCGGGGCGCTGAAATCGCGCGCGCCGGGGGGCAGCCGGTTCGATCCGCCCTGGTCGACGATCCAGATCGGGAAAATGGCCGGTGGCATCGCGCGCAACATCATTCCGGGCCAATGTTCGGTGGAATGGGAGTTGCGGCACGTCAATTCGGGCGATTTCGCCTTCACCCACGAGCAGATCACCGGCTTTGTCGAGGATGTGCTGCTGCCCAGAATGGTCGATGTCCATCCCGACGCGGCGGTCATCACCGAAACCATCGGGGAAGTGGCCGGGCTCGAACCAATGACCAAATCGGAAGCCGTTGCGTTGGTGCGGGCCCTGACCGGCAATGAAGACCCCGCCGAATGCGTGGCGTTTTCAACCGAGGCGGGCCTGTTTCAGGAAATGGGCATCGATACGGTCATCTGCGGGCCCGGTTCGATCGAACAGGCGCATAAACCCGATGAGTTCGTGGAGCTGGACCAGTTGAGCGCCTGTCTGGAAATGATCGAGGGGCTGGAAAAGCACCAATAG
- a CDS encoding M24 family metallopeptidase gives MPNTRLPFTLPEYYERLEAVRRSMQTQGIDVLIVTNPSNMHWLTGYDGWSFYVHQAVIVSLTDEPLWWGRPMDAVGAEKTTWLATDSIYFYPDDFVQNPEKHAYVHLCGVLKDKGWDQRRIGVEMDNYYFTAACLETLRAEIPDVAIVDATSVVTWQRSVKSEAEIEYMRRAARIVEAMHARIREVTRPGLRKNELVAEIYHASLVGADGYGGDYSAIVPLTPSGRDAAAAHLTWDDRELVKGEGTFFEIAGCYKRYHCPISRTGYLGKPPKDMLKAQEAVLEGMEAGMAVAKPGYTCGEIADAFFGVLKKYGVEKTSRTGYSVGLSYPPDWGEHTMSIRPGDPSILRTNMVFHFMPAIWTPEWGLEITETMRITDEGGPECLANVPREMFVKS, from the coding sequence ATGCCCAATACCCGCCTGCCCTTTACCCTGCCCGAATATTACGAGCGCCTGGAGGCCGTCCGCCGGTCCATGCAGACGCAGGGCATTGACGTTCTGATCGTCACCAATCCCTCCAACATGCACTGGCTGACCGGGTATGACGGGTGGAGCTTTTACGTGCATCAGGCGGTGATCGTCTCACTGACCGACGAGCCTTTGTGGTGGGGGCGGCCCATGGATGCGGTGGGTGCCGAAAAAACCACGTGGCTGGCAACGGATTCGATTTATTTCTACCCCGACGATTTCGTCCAGAACCCCGAAAAGCACGCCTATGTGCATCTTTGCGGCGTGCTCAAGGACAAGGGCTGGGACCAGCGTCGGATCGGCGTTGAGATGGACAATTACTATTTCACCGCCGCGTGCCTTGAAACGCTGCGCGCCGAAATCCCCGATGTCGCCATTGTCGACGCCACTTCGGTCGTCACCTGGCAGCGCTCGGTCAAATCGGAAGCCGAAATCGAATATATGCGCCGCGCGGCACGGATCGTTGAAGCGATGCATGCGCGTATTCGCGAAGTGACGCGGCCGGGCCTGCGCAAGAACGAACTGGTCGCCGAAATCTATCACGCCTCGCTGGTCGGGGCCGACGGCTATGGCGGGGACTATTCGGCGATCGTTCCGCTCACGCCTTCGGGCCGCGATGCGGCGGCGGCGCATCTGACCTGGGACGACCGCGAGCTGGTCAAGGGCGAAGGCACGTTCTTTGAAATCGCCGGTTGCTACAAGCGCTATCACTGCCCGATTTCGCGCACCGGCTATCTGGGCAAGCCGCCCAAGGACATGCTCAAGGCGCAGGAAGCCGTGCTCGAAGGCATGGAAGCGGGCATGGCGGTGGCCAAGCCGGGCTATACCTGCGGGGAAATCGCCGACGCGTTTTTCGGGGTGCTCAAGAAGTACGGCGTCGAGAAAACCTCGCGCACCGGCTATTCGGTGGGGCTGTCCTATCCCCCCGATTGGGGCGAACACACAATGAGCATCCGTCCGGGCGACCCCTCGATCCTGCGCACCAACATGGTGTTTCATTTCATGCCGGCCATCTGGACCCCCGAATGGGGGCTGGAGATCACCGAAACCATGCGCATCACCGACGAGGGCGGGCCGGAGTGCCTGGCCAACGTGCCGCGTGAGATGTTTGTGAAGAGTTAG
- the eutC gene encoding ectoine utilization protein EutC: MADVQILTETDLKKLVPLDLEAVQCVEDAFAALAGGKVVMPPILRLDIAEANGEVDVKTAYVPGLDSFAIKMSPGFFDNPKIGLASTNGLMVVLSAKTGLLEALLLDNGYLTDVRTAAAGAVAARHLSRENSESAAIIGAGMQAKLQLEALALVRPIKKAVIWARDRDRAEDLARHASQKLKIAALVASSPEAAVRGADIIVTTTPATEPLVLADWIAPGQHVTAMGSDAGHKNEIDPALVKKADLYVADRLSQTRLLGELHHAIKTGLVDEQDSFAELGDVIAGTATGRTSQTQITFADLTGTGVQDTAIATLARTRAQQSGAGTLFQT, from the coding sequence ATGGCTGACGTTCAGATTCTCACCGAAACCGATCTGAAAAAGCTCGTGCCACTCGATCTCGAGGCCGTCCAATGTGTCGAGGATGCGTTTGCGGCGCTGGCGGGCGGCAAGGTGGTGATGCCGCCGATTCTGCGGCTCGATATCGCCGAGGCCAATGGCGAGGTGGATGTGAAAACCGCCTACGTGCCGGGGCTCGACAGTTTTGCCATCAAGATGAGCCCCGGGTTTTTCGACAATCCGAAGATCGGGCTCGCCTCGACAAACGGGCTGATGGTGGTTTTGTCGGCAAAGACCGGGTTGCTCGAAGCACTGCTGCTCGACAATGGGTATCTGACCGATGTGCGCACGGCGGCGGCGGGCGCGGTGGCGGCACGGCACCTTTCGCGTGAAAATTCGGAAAGCGCCGCGATCATCGGGGCCGGCATGCAGGCGAAATTGCAGCTCGAAGCGCTGGCGCTGGTGCGGCCGATCAAGAAGGCCGTCATCTGGGCGCGCGACCGGGACAGGGCCGAAGATCTGGCGCGGCACGCATCGCAGAAGCTGAAAATCGCCGCACTGGTGGCCAGCAGCCCCGAGGCGGCGGTGCGCGGCGCCGATATCATCGTAACCACGACCCCAGCCACCGAACCGCTGGTTCTGGCCGACTGGATCGCGCCCGGCCAGCATGTGACCGCCATGGGATCGGACGCCGGGCACAAAAACGAGATCGATCCGGCGCTGGTCAAAAAAGCCGATCTCTATGTCGCCGACCGGTTGAGCCAGACGCGGCTTTTGGGGGAATTGCATCATGCCATAAAGACCGGGTTGGTGGATGAACAGGACAGCTTTGCCGAATTGGGCGATGTGATCGCCGGGACGGCAACGGGCCGGACATCGCAAACGCAGATCACCTTCGCCGATCTCACCGGCACCGGGGTTCAGGATACGGCGATTGCCACCCTGGCCCGGACCCGCGCGCAGCAGAGCGGCGCGGGCACACTTTTTCAGACCTGA
- the eutB gene encoding hydroxyectoine utilization dehydratase EutB, giving the protein MAARVTMADVLAARRRIGSFVHRTGLTPSLALSETTGQTILLKNEQQQLTGSFKLRGATNAVLSLSDEERGRGVAAASTGNHGRALSHAAKAAGARAVICMSSLVPSNKVEAIKALGAEARIVGKSQDDAQIEVDRLVAEEGFIDVPPFDRAEVIAGQGTIGLDILEDAPELDAVLVPLSGGGLIAGVALAIKTLSPRTRVIGVCMERGAAMVACLAAGKPVEIEELETLADSLGGGIGLSNRYTFSMVRDLVDETIVLTEREIAEAIAHGYFKEREVLEGAAAVGIGAILSGKFVPQGPTALVLSGKNIDMSVHAQIVAGTHKALSEAA; this is encoded by the coding sequence ATGGCCGCAAGGGTGACGATGGCAGACGTTCTGGCGGCCCGCCGGCGCATCGGTTCGTTCGTGCACCGCACGGGGCTGACACCGAGCCTGGCGCTCTCGGAGACCACCGGGCAGACCATCCTTTTAAAGAACGAACAGCAGCAATTGACCGGCAGCTTCAAGCTGCGCGGCGCGACCAATGCGGTGCTCTCGCTTTCCGATGAGGAGCGCGGGCGCGGGGTTGCGGCGGCTTCGACCGGCAATCACGGGCGCGCGCTTTCCCACGCCGCCAAGGCGGCCGGCGCGCGGGCGGTGATCTGCATGTCGTCTCTGGTGCCATCCAACAAGGTCGAGGCGATCAAAGCGCTGGGCGCGGAAGCACGGATCGTGGGCAAGAGCCAGGATGATGCGCAAATCGAGGTGGACCGGCTGGTCGCCGAGGAAGGATTTATCGACGTTCCGCCTTTCGACCGGGCCGAGGTGATCGCCGGACAGGGCACGATCGGGCTGGACATTTTGGAGGATGCGCCTGAACTCGACGCGGTGCTTGTGCCGCTTTCCGGCGGCGGGCTGATCGCCGGGGTGGCGCTGGCGATCAAGACGCTTTCGCCCCGAACGCGCGTTATCGGGGTGTGCATGGAGCGCGGCGCGGCCATGGTCGCCTGCCTTGCGGCGGGCAAGCCGGTCGAGATCGAAGAACTCGAAACGCTCGCGGATTCGCTGGGAGGTGGGATCGGGCTGTCCAATCGCTACACCTTTTCGATGGTGCGCGATCTGGTCGATGAAACCATCGTCCTGACCGAACGGGAGATCGCCGAGGCGATTGCGCATGGGTATTTCAAGGAGCGCGAGGTGCTCGAAGGTGCTGCAGCCGTGGGGATCGGGGCGATCCTTTCGGGCAAATTCGTGCCCCAAGGCCCAACCGCGCTGGTGCTGTCGGGCAAAAATATCGACATGAGCGTTCATGCCCAGATCGTTGCGGGGACGCACAAGGCGTTGAGTGAGGCTGCGTGA
- the ehuB gene encoding ectoine/hydroxyectoine ABC transporter substrate-binding protein EhuB, translated as MHATISKALKTTLLASAAALVVAGAAQAASLEEIQESGSIRIAVANEIPYGYIDPVSGEAMGAGPDVAKHIVEELGVTDIEWITTDFSSLIPGLQADRFDMVAAEMAIIPTRCATVIYSEPNTSYGEGLLVPAGNPEGLSGYADFAENSDLTVAIMAGANQLDMMQALGVSEDQLVTISSNADAISTVATGRANAYAATGLTASELAGQSDDVEVAEGFTDPVIDGTEQRSWGGFVFAQGNEDLRDAVNEVLAEYKQTDEWLASVSGYGFTDADTSRSFDMTTEELCTE; from the coding sequence ATGCACGCAACAATTTCCAAGGCCCTCAAGACAACCCTGCTCGCCAGCGCCGCAGCGCTCGTCGTCGCAGGCGCCGCACAGGCCGCCAGCCTTGAAGAAATTCAGGAAAGCGGCTCGATCCGCATCGCCGTCGCCAACGAAATCCCCTATGGCTATATCGATCCGGTGTCCGGCGAAGCCATGGGCGCTGGCCCCGATGTGGCCAAGCACATCGTCGAAGAGCTCGGCGTGACCGATATCGAGTGGATCACCACCGACTTTTCCTCGCTGATCCCCGGCCTGCAGGCCGACCGCTTCGATATGGTCGCCGCCGAAATGGCCATCATCCCCACCCGCTGCGCCACGGTCATCTATTCGGAACCCAACACTTCCTATGGTGAAGGTCTTCTGGTGCCCGCCGGCAATCCCGAGGGGCTGAGCGGCTATGCCGATTTCGCCGAAAATTCCGATCTGACCGTCGCCATCATGGCCGGCGCCAACCAGCTCGACATGATGCAGGCCCTCGGCGTTTCCGAAGATCAGCTCGTGACCATCTCCTCGAACGCCGACGCGATCTCGACGGTTGCGACCGGTCGCGCCAACGCTTATGCCGCCACGGGCCTGACCGCCAGTGAACTGGCCGGCCAGAGCGACGACGTGGAAGTGGCCGAAGGCTTTACCGATCCGGTCATTGACGGCACCGAACAGCGCTCCTGGGGCGGGTTCGTGTTCGCCCAGGGCAATGAAGACCTGCGCGACGCGGTCAATGAAGTGCTGGCCGAATACAAGCAGACCGACGAATGGCTCGCTTCGGTTTCCGGCTACGGCTTTACCGATGCCGATACCTCGCGTTCGTTCGACATGACCACCGAAGAACTCTGCACCGAGTAA
- the ehuC gene encoding ectoine/hydroxyectoine ABC transporter permease subunit EhuC, with product MEWTQYFNPLMQGAWVTVELTIYSTIFGAILAFAAGIGKLAHNPLIKAISIGYIEIFRGTSLLVQLFWLYFALPVAGQAIGIDLRLPPVVAGVLALSLNIGAYGAEVVRGAIESVSKDQYEAAKALNFTPRKTLWRVALPQAIPEMMPSFGNLAIQNLKDTALVSLISLSDLAFRAEQLRNFTQDSTTIYTMALLMYFGLALVLTAMMKLLERFVGRWRAGAR from the coding sequence ATGGAGTGGACCCAATACTTCAACCCCCTGATGCAAGGGGCTTGGGTGACAGTCGAGCTGACGATCTATTCAACGATATTCGGTGCGATCCTCGCGTTCGCCGCTGGCATCGGCAAGCTCGCCCACAACCCGCTCATCAAGGCGATTTCGATAGGCTATATCGAGATTTTCCGTGGCACCTCGCTTCTGGTGCAGCTTTTCTGGCTCTATTTCGCGTTGCCGGTCGCCGGTCAGGCCATCGGCATCGACCTTCGATTGCCTCCGGTGGTTGCCGGGGTGCTGGCGCTTTCGCTCAATATCGGTGCATACGGCGCCGAAGTGGTACGCGGGGCCATCGAATCGGTCTCCAAGGACCAGTACGAGGCCGCCAAGGCGCTCAATTTCACCCCGCGCAAGACGCTCTGGCGCGTGGCGCTGCCCCAGGCCATTCCTGAAATGATGCCGTCCTTTGGCAACCTGGCCATCCAGAACCTGAAGGACACAGCGCTCGTTTCGCTGATCTCGCTGTCCGATCTGGCCTTCCGCGCCGAGCAATTGCGCAATTTCACCCAGGATTCGACGACGATCTACACAATGGCGCTGCTGATGTATTTCGGTCTCGCGCTGGTCCTGACCGCCATGATGAAGCTGCTCGAGCGGTTCGTTGGCCGCTGGCGCGCCGGAGCGAGGTAG
- the ehuD gene encoding ectoine/hydroxyectoine ABC transporter permease subunit EhuD yields the protein MLFGIAWDTSSNWAFAVSILPILLLGLWVTIQATVLGFFIALVVGLVWAALKAAPLKIVSWPAAVVTEFLRDTPLLIQLFFLYYVLPEFGITLPAFMTGALALGLQYSAYTSEVYRAGIEAVAKGQHEAARALNLSGGRTFTHIILPQAIPRIIPAMGNYLVSIMKDVPLLSVVTVLEMLNVARIIGDRTFNYLIPLSMVGGLYLIMTLVASTGVRFVDRALPKRGIPLK from the coding sequence ATGCTGTTCGGAATTGCATGGGACACCTCGTCCAACTGGGCCTTCGCGGTCTCCATCCTGCCGATCCTGCTGCTTGGCCTGTGGGTCACCATCCAGGCCACCGTTCTGGGCTTTTTCATCGCGCTGGTCGTGGGGCTGGTCTGGGCCGCGCTCAAGGCGGCTCCGCTCAAGATCGTCTCCTGGCCCGCAGCCGTGGTCACCGAATTCCTGCGCGATACCCCGCTTTTGATCCAGCTTTTCTTTCTCTATTACGTGCTGCCCGAATTCGGCATCACGCTCCCGGCCTTCATGACGGGGGCGCTGGCGCTCGGCCTGCAATATTCGGCCTACACCTCGGAGGTCTATCGCGCCGGCATCGAGGCCGTGGCCAAGGGCCAGCACGAGGCGGCGCGGGCGCTCAACCTTTCGGGCGGACGCACCTTCACCCACATCATCCTGCCCCAGGCCATCCCGCGCATCATTCCGGCCATGGGCAATTATCTGGTGTCGATCATGAAGGACGTGCCGCTGCTCTCGGTGGTGACGGTCCTTGAAATGCTCAACGTCGCCCGCATCATCGGCGACCGCACCTTCAACTATCTCATTCCGCTCTCGATGGTGGGCGGGCTCTATCTCATCATGACTCTTGTGGCTTCGACGGGCGTGCGCTTCGTTGACCGCGCCCTGCCCAAAAGAGGGATACCGCTCAAATGA
- the ehuA gene encoding ectoine/hydroxyectoine ABC transporter ATP-binding protein EhuA, producing MTDPIIKFDKVVKRFDAFTVINELDFEVQRGEKVTIIGPSGSGKSTVLRILMTLEPISEGVVYVDGDTLWHEKANDGSLKPAGEAHLRRMREKMGMVFQQFNLFPHMTVRRNLTEAPTQVLGVSKAEAKERADELLEMVGLTAHADKYPHQLSGGQQQRVGIARALAMRPKIMLFDEPTSALDPELVGEVLGVIRRLAEEHDLTMLLVTHEMNFARQISDRVCFFDHGKVLEQGKPEDLFTDPKEERTREFLKAVLEDN from the coding sequence ATGACCGACCCCATCATCAAGTTCGACAAGGTCGTCAAACGCTTCGATGCCTTCACGGTCATCAACGAACTCGACTTCGAGGTTCAGCGCGGCGAGAAGGTCACCATCATCGGCCCGTCCGGGTCGGGCAAGTCGACAGTGCTGCGCATCCTCATGACGCTCGAGCCGATTTCCGAGGGCGTGGTCTATGTCGATGGCGATACGCTCTGGCACGAAAAGGCCAATGACGGCAGCCTCAAGCCCGCCGGCGAAGCCCATCTGCGCAGGATGCGCGAAAAGATGGGCATGGTGTTCCAGCAGTTCAATCTGTTTCCGCACATGACGGTGCGGCGCAACCTCACCGAAGCCCCGACCCAGGTTCTGGGCGTCTCGAAAGCCGAAGCCAAGGAGCGCGCCGACGAATTGCTCGAAATGGTGGGCCTGACCGCCCATGCCGACAAATACCCCCACCAGCTATCGGGCGGCCAGCAGCAGCGTGTGGGCATTGCCCGGGCGCTGGCCATGCGGCCCAAGATCATGCTGTTCGACGAGCCGACCTCCGCGCTCGATCCCGAACTGGTGGGCGAAGTGCTCGGCGTCATCCGGCGGCTCGCCGAAGAACACGATCTGACCATGCTCCTGGTCACCCACGAAATGAATTTCGCGCGGCAGATCTCCGATCGCGTCTGCTTTTTCGACCACGGCAAGGTGCTCGAACAGGGTAAGCCCGAGGATCTGTTCACCGATCCAAAGGAAGAGCGCACGCGCGAATTTCTCAAGGCCGTCCTGGAAGACAACTAG
- a CDS encoding Lrp/AsnC family transcriptional regulator — protein MQKHLAKRGAAIRQAQIKLDDRDLKILAILQREGRIPKATLAERVNLTPTPCWERLKRLEDAGIIESYGARISLRAFGPLTIVFVQIELESHQAEDFSRFEAAIGKIERIVECWAVGGGIDYMLKIITRDLEDYQKLIEDLLAAKIGVRRYYSYVVTAPVKDTPLPVSAVAEAG, from the coding sequence ATGCAAAAGCATTTGGCAAAAAGGGGCGCTGCCATTCGCCAGGCTCAAATCAAGCTCGACGACCGGGACCTGAAAATTCTGGCGATCCTCCAGCGCGAGGGCCGCATACCCAAGGCTACGCTCGCCGAACGGGTCAATCTCACGCCCACCCCGTGCTGGGAGCGCTTAAAGCGCCTCGAAGACGCCGGCATCATTGAAAGCTACGGTGCCCGCATCTCGCTGCGGGCCTTCGGCCCGCTGACAATCGTCTTCGTCCAGATCGAACTCGAAAGCCATCAGGCCGAGGATTTTTCCCGCTTCGAAGCCGCCATCGGCAAGATCGAGCGGATCGTCGAATGCTGGGCCGTGGGCGGCGGCATCGACTACATGCTCAAGATCATCACCCGCGACCTCGAAGACTATCAAAAGCTCATCGAGGACCTGCTCGCCGCCAAGATCGGCGTGCGGCGCTACTATTCCTACGTCGTCACGGCACCTGTGAAGGATACGCCATTGCCGGTCAGCGCGGTGGCCGAGGCGGGGTAG
- a CDS encoding type II toxin-antitoxin system ParD family antitoxin, with translation MRTTRQMSVTLPTEMARLVKEKVSTGEYASESEVVRDGLRALAERDRAVEAWLRNEVAPAYDAMLADPERAQPIEALRTRLQEHHRRTSTKD, from the coding sequence ATGCGCACCACCAGACAGATGAGCGTCACGCTCCCCACCGAAATGGCCAGACTGGTCAAGGAAAAGGTTTCGACAGGCGAATACGCCAGCGAAAGCGAGGTGGTCCGCGACGGGCTGCGTGCGCTTGCTGAGCGTGATCGTGCGGTTGAGGCCTGGCTGCGCAACGAAGTGGCGCCGGCCTATGATGCCATGCTTGCCGATCCCGAACGCGCGCAGCCAATAGAAGCGCTTCGCACACGGCTCCAAGAACACCATCGGCGCACCAGCACCAAAGACTGA
- a CDS encoding type II toxin-antitoxin system RelE/ParE family toxin produces the protein MIHKVHYLPEAEAHLVALYDYLAAEASPKIANDYVGRLIGICESLSHQPERGVSRSDIRPGLRTIAYRKRAVIAYSLIGDVVTIIGIFTGGRDYASGLSDWS, from the coding sequence ATGATCCACAAGGTGCACTACCTGCCGGAAGCGGAAGCGCATCTTGTTGCCTTGTACGATTACCTTGCTGCTGAAGCCTCGCCAAAAATTGCCAACGATTACGTTGGTAGGTTGATCGGCATTTGCGAAAGTCTCAGCCACCAGCCGGAACGCGGCGTATCTCGATCCGACATTCGCCCCGGCTTGCGGACAATCGCTTATAGAAAACGCGCCGTCATAGCCTACTCCCTGATCGGCGATGTCGTAACGATAATCGGCATTTTCACTGGCGGCAGAGATTATGCATCCGGGTTGAGCGATTGGTCCTAA